TGCGCGTCTGGTCCTTCATCGGCGTGCTGCTGGCCGGCCTGTCGGGCCTCTACGGGATCTATCTCATCGGCGAGGCGCTGGTGTTCGGCGTGCGCACGCCGGGCTTCCCGACCATCATGGTCAGCATGCTCTTCGTCTCGGGCGTGCAGCTCATCAGCCTCGGCGTGATGGGCGAGTATATCGGGCGCATCTTCACCGAGGTGAAGCGCCGTCCGCTCTACCTGATCGCCGACGAGATCGGCTTCACGCCGGCGGCACTGGGCTCCACCGCGCTGACGTCACCCGCCTTTGCTCATGCTGCCGCTGATCACGGTGCGCAGACTCCCTCGCTCGTGCCGGACGGTCGTATCTCGTGAGTGTTTCCCCGTCCTTTCCGTCGGCCGCGGCCGAGAGGCCGCGCCTTGCGCCGGTGCGTTCCAGGCTGGCGCGCCTGTGGCGCTCGGCCACCCTGACGCGCGTGGCGAGCCTCACCGTCTTCGCGGGCATCGCCGCCTTCATCCTGCTGACCTTCCGCGATTACGGGATTAGCAATGACGAGCCGGTGCAGCACGCCTATGGGCAGCTTCTGCTCAACTGGTACGCCAGCGGCTTCTCCGACGAGAGCGCCTTCCACTACATCAACCTCTACCTCTATGGCGGGCTGTTCGACCTGATCGCCGCCGGGCTCCAGCCCTATGTGCCGCTTCCGCTCTATGAGTGGCGGCATCTGCTCTCGGCCAGCTTCGGCTTTGTCGGGCTGATCGGCGTGTGGCGCCTCGCCCGCCTGCTGGCCGGGGAGAAGGCCGGCATCCTCGCCGTGCTGATGCTCGGCGTGACCGGCATGTATGGCGGGGCGATGTTCACCCACACCAAGGACGTGCCCTTCGCGGCGATGATGGTGTGGAGCCTCTACTGCATCGCCGCGCTCGGCGCGCGCCTGCCGGAGCTGCCGAGCTGGCGGCTGGTGGTCGGCCTCGGCGTCTCGGTCGGCTGCGCGCTCGGCCTGCGCGTCGGCGGTGTCTTCGCCGTGTTCTACCTGATGGTGACGATTGCCGTCGGCACCGCGCTGCTGCGCGACCTGTGGCTGCCAGTGCGCCTGCTGCCGCGCCTCATCGTCTCCGGCCTGATCGCGCTCGCCATCATGGCGGTGACCTGGCCGTGGTCGGTGCTGCCGCCGAGCAACTTCTTCACGGCGATGGGCGCCTTCAACAATTTCGCCTTCGACCTGAAGACGCTGTTCAATGGCGAGACGCTGCCGATCGACCAGCTGCCGCCGACCTATATGTCGGAATATCTGCTGATCAAGCTGCCCGAGATCACGCTGATGGGCCTCGTCGCCGCGCTGGCCATGGCGGGCGTCGCGCTGCTGCGCCTCGCGCGCGAGGTGCGCCGCGAGGGGACGGCGAACCTGCTGGCGCGCCACCCGCGCCGCCTGCTCGCTCTGCTGCCGGTGATGCTGGCGGTGGCTGTGCCGGTGCTGTTCACCCTCATCGACCATCCCCCGCTCTATAACGGCATCCGGCATTTCCTCTTCGTCCTGCCGCCGGTCACCGTGCTCGCCGCCTTCGGCCTCACGGCGGCCTGGCGGATGCTGGCGGCGGCCGGCCCGCTGCCGGGTATCGCCTTCGCGACTCTCGCCGTGGGCCTGTTCGGCTTCAACGCCGACACCTTCGCGCGACTGCATCCCTATCAGTATGTCGGCTACAACCAGCTCGTCGGCGGCACCGCCGGCGCCTGGGGCCGCTTCGAGGGCGACTATTGGGGCGCAAGCCTGGAGGAGGCGAGCGTCACCCTGCTGCACGGCCTCGCGCAGGAAGCGGCCGCCGCGCCGGGCAAGGCGCCGCTGCACTACAAGGTCGCGGTCTGCGCCGAGGACGTGCAGGTCTCGACCCATCTCGGCCCGGAATTCGAGATGGTCGAGGACTGGGACGACGCCGATTTCGTCATCTCCGCCCGCAATGTCGGCTGCGACAACGTGCCGGGCCTGACCTACGCCACGATCAGCCGGATGGGCGTGCCGATGGCGAGCGTGTTCGACGTGCGCGGCAAGAACCCGCCCATCGAACTGCCGGTGCAGATCCCGGACGATGACGGCTGGGGCATCGATTTCAACGCGCCCGCCGTGTCGATGCAGGAGGCGGTTGGCCCGCAGGTGGCCAAGGCCAAACCGTGAGCGGGGCGCTACCGCAGGGAGTGACGACGCGCGCGGCGCTCTTGGCCCGCGCCCGCCACATCCTGCTCTTCGCCGCGCTGGGCGCGCTCGGCACGCTCGCTCATTACGCGGTGCTGATCGGTCTCGTGCAGGGCGGCCTTACCGGTCCCGTGCTCGGTTCCACCGCCGGTTTCCTGACCGGCGGGCTGGTGAACTACCAGCTCAGCCGGCGCGTCATCTTCCGGTCCAGCAAGGGGCATGTCGAGGCAGCCGGCAAGTTCTTCACCGTGGCCGGCCTCGGCCTCGTCATCAATGCCGCGCTGATGGCGCTGCTGACCGGCCCGCTCGGCGCGCCCTATCTGCCGGCCCAGATCCTCGTCACCGGCCTTCTCGTGCTCTGGCACTATGCCGGCAACGCCATCTGGACCTTCCGCGAGAGCGGCCGGGCCGCCCCGCCTTCGTCTTAAGGCAGCCTCCCCACGCGAAGCCTGTCGCGCGCGCCCGATTTGATGCTAGACGGGAGCAAAGCCGGGCGCCATTCAGCCGCGCCCGATCAACAGGTGAGGAGAGCGCACATGGCCGGCCGTTTCGACGACTGGGACAAGGACGACAAGGGCCATCTCAAGGTGTGGCCGATGCAGGCCTTCACCACCGCCCTGTTCGGCACGGAAAAGGTGGGGCTGCGCATCGAGATCGGCACCAGCGCGCCCAAGCCCGGCGAACCGGTGCCGGCCCTCCAGCTCGTGCTCGATCCCGCGCAGGTGCGCCAGCTCGCCGAAGCCCTTGCGGAAGCCGAGGCACGCCTTGCCGACGCACATTTCACCGCGCTCGCGACCTCCCGGCCGGGCAATGCGTGACGCCTGAACGGGCCGGCGGGCGAATCCCGCCGGGCCCTCACTCCGTCGGCCTCAGGCCGCCAGGAACTGCGCGTCGGCCTGATCGAGGCGGCGGCGGATCTGGGTGACGATCATCTGATCGTCCGGCACGCAATTGTCGTAGGTCAGCCGCTCGCCCTTGCGCACCGGCTTTACCACGCGGGCGCGCTCGGCGAGGCCGAGGGGCAGAGCGAGGCTGTCGCGCGCGTCGCGCCAACCCATCGTGTAGCCGCGATAATCATACTCGCCGATTCGCCCGAGCACGTCGCCGGGGGCGAGGTCGCGCTTGGCGAGCGCGGTGCATTCGGCCACGGGATGGTCGAGCACCTCCATGTCGGGCGCCCGGTGCATCACCGCGCGCATCGCCGAGAGCGGCACTTCGAGGCTGGTGAGGTGATAGGGACGGATCAGCGCGAAGCACGGGCCGGGGCCGACCTTGAGGTCCGCCATGCGCTCCATCACGCGCGGGTGGCGCGGCTTGACGATGCAGAACACGCCGGGCGCCACGCCCTTGCCGAGGGTGAAGTCGACGACGCCCGAGCGAGAGAGGATGCCGCCATCCTCCTTGGTGCAGAGCACCTGCGCCAGCACATCGCGATCCGCCGCCGGGCCATGCATGCCCGGCACATCCGGCACGAGGCCGGTGGCGTTGGCGAGCGCGGCCATCTCCACCATGGTCTTGGAGCCGTCGACGAACTCGACCAGCATGCGCGGGTTCATGTTCCGGGCCTTCGCCTCTTCCTCGAACTCGTCGGGAATGGCGTCGGGCTTGAAGGCGTTGTTCTTCGCCTTGCCGGCGCAGACGATCTCGAAGCCGAGCGACTGGGCGAAGCCGATCAGTTCCACCGTGGCGGCGGGCTCGTCGCCGGCGGCGCCGGTGAGCACCACGCCGGCCTTGCGCGCTTCCTGCTTGAGGAAGCGGCCAATGGTGATGTCGGCCTCGACGCTGAGCAGCACCACATGCTTGCCGTTGCGGATCGCCTCCAGCGAGACGATGGTGCCGATATTCGGGCTGCCGGTGGCGTCAATCACCACGTCGATATGCCCGGCCGCGCACATGGCACGGTAGTCGTCGGTGATGGCGAACTTGCCGGTCTCGATGGCGCGGTCGATCTGCCCGCTGGTGCCGACGGAGACGATGTCCTCGCGGGCATGGCCGGCCATCAGCGCGGCGTCGATCGCGGTCTGTGCGTTGAGTTCGACCACGGCGCCGATGCGCACACCCGGCATCAGCGCGGCCTGCACGATGAGGTCGGTGCCCATCTGCCCGGCGCCGGCGAGCCCGATGGTCACCGGCCCGTGCTTGGCGGTCCACTGTTCCAGTTCGGCGGCGAAGCCCGACCGTACGATGCCGCTAGCCCCGAGCATACGCTCAACCCTTCCTTCCGGCCCTGCCGCCGGCCAGGCCGGCGCACAGCAGTCTTGGTATTCGACAATGGTCTTCGGTACTCGACATTTCGCCGGAGGCAAATAGGCCGAGCGCAAGATGGATCAGTCTTCTGGACCCGTCGTCCCGATCAGTCCTCCGCGCCCACCGCCTTCAGAACGGCGGCGGCTGTCACCTCGTCGGTGATGAAGACGGTGGGGCGCAGCATGCGCAGCGCGCCGAGCACCGCCGCCGTCTTGCCCGGCCCGCCGGAGGTGAGGATGCGCTCGGGCGTTGCCTGCAGCGTCTCGATCGGGATCGACATGACCCGGCTGTTTACCGGGTGGTCGACGGGGCGCCCGTCAATGTCGATGAAATTGTAGACCACGTCGCCCACCGCGCCGGCGGCGATCAGCGATGCCCAGTCGGCCTGCGAGAAGAAGCCGAAGCGCAGCGAGGTGCTCTCCGTCTCCATCTCGCCGACGCTCAGCACCACCGCGTCCATCTCGCGCGCGAGATTATAGACGGTGCCGAGGCCGCAGCGCTCGATCAGCGCCTTCTTGGTCTCGATGCTGTCGACAATGGCCGGGGCGGCGATGAGGTGGCAGTCGGCCTGGAAGATGCGCGAGAGCTGCCAGGCGAATTCCGAGGGGTTGTACTGGCGGGCCTTGGTGATGCCGCCGAGCAGCGAGATCACCTGCAGGTTCGACACCGCCTTCTCGTCGATGAAGCCGAGCGCGCGCATCAAGGTGCGCCCCCAGCCGAAGCCGATCTTCATGTCGGGGCGGATGAGGTCGGAGATCACCTGTCCGGTGGCGGCACCGATGGCGCTGGTCGGGTCGGCGAGCGGGCCGGAGAGCGGGGCAACCACCGCCTCGCGCAGGCCGAACGCCTTCTGCAGGCCCATTTCCAGCCGCGGCAGCTCGGCGATCTCGCGGCTGAGCGAGATCTTCACCTCGTTGAGCTGGCGGGCATCGGCGAGCAGGCGCACCACGGTGACGCGGCCAATGTCCAGCGCGTCGGCGATGGCGCTCTGCGTCATGCCCTCGACATAATACATCCAGGCGGCGCGCAGCCGCAGCCGGGCCGAGCGGCGCCCGGTGACGCTGAGATCGCCGGCGGCGGGTTCGGCCAAGCC
Above is a window of Ancylobacter sp. WKF20 DNA encoding:
- a CDS encoding sugar-binding transcriptional regulator, with amino-acid sequence MSGGAATTKPTGLAEPAAGDLSVTGRRSARLRLRAAWMYYVEGMTQSAIADALDIGRVTVVRLLADARQLNEVKISLSREIAELPRLEMGLQKAFGLREAVVAPLSGPLADPTSAIGAATGQVISDLIRPDMKIGFGWGRTLMRALGFIDEKAVSNLQVISLLGGITKARQYNPSEFAWQLSRIFQADCHLIAAPAIVDSIETKKALIERCGLGTVYNLAREMDAVVLSVGEMETESTSLRFGFFSQADWASLIAAGAVGDVVYNFIDIDGRPVDHPVNSRVMSIPIETLQATPERILTSGGPGKTAAVLGALRMLRPTVFITDEVTAAAVLKAVGAED
- a CDS encoding GtrA family protein → MSGALPQGVTTRAALLARARHILLFAALGALGTLAHYAVLIGLVQGGLTGPVLGSTAGFLTGGLVNYQLSRRVIFRSSKGHVEAAGKFFTVAGLGLVINAALMALLTGPLGAPYLPAQILVTGLLVLWHYAGNAIWTFRESGRAAPPSS
- a CDS encoding homoserine dehydrogenase, whose translation is MLGASGIVRSGFAAELEQWTAKHGPVTIGLAGAGQMGTDLIVQAALMPGVRIGAVVELNAQTAIDAALMAGHAREDIVSVGTSGQIDRAIETGKFAITDDYRAMCAAGHIDVVIDATGSPNIGTIVSLEAIRNGKHVVLLSVEADITIGRFLKQEARKAGVVLTGAAGDEPAATVELIGFAQSLGFEIVCAGKAKNNAFKPDAIPDEFEEEAKARNMNPRMLVEFVDGSKTMVEMAALANATGLVPDVPGMHGPAADRDVLAQVLCTKEDGGILSRSGVVDFTLGKGVAPGVFCIVKPRHPRVMERMADLKVGPGPCFALIRPYHLTSLEVPLSAMRAVMHRAPDMEVLDHPVAECTALAKRDLAPGDVLGRIGEYDYRGYTMGWRDARDSLALPLGLAERARVVKPVRKGERLTYDNCVPDDQMIVTQIRRRLDQADAQFLAA